Part of the Brassica oleracea var. oleracea cultivar TO1000 chromosome C8, BOL, whole genome shotgun sequence genome is shown below.
CCAAAAAAAAAAATACTAATCAAAGAGTGGGCACTGGGCAGTTATCAGCTACCTTGTTATCTTAATCTTAATTAGAAAGTTAGAAACATATCTAGCACTGTTTTTAAAACCGGACCGGCTAGGGAACCGAAAATTTTTTGGGTCTTGGGTTATTATGGTTCGACCGGGTCTGATCCGGATTCGATCGGATTTACTTAGATTAAACTAAATTTAATGATATTTTATAAATAATATGCATATATTTTTAAAAAAATATATCATATCAAATAAAATGTTTAAATAGCCATAATATGTAGAAAAACTTAAAAATAATAATTAAAATCTAAAATCAATATGAAAAGCACATTTAAACTTTATTCGCAGATCTTATCACTCTACATTTTCATCACCTTTTTAAAAAAATTATATACACATTAGGTAAAGTTATATTTTGAAATACAAATTTCAGAAACAAAAATGTGTCAATTATTTAAAGTCTTCAAAACAAGTGATCATGAAATAAAAATTTTTAAAAAGTAGAAAGTAGACAAAAACAATATCTTAACGTGAGTATTAAACTTTGTGAATCTTGTAATTTATGAGTTGTAGAGAAGACAAAAGAAAAAGACGAGAGATGATATTTTATTAATCTTTGATAAATCTTATTTTTACTTAAAAAAAAGAAAAATTAATTGTTTCATTAACAAAGTTTTGGCTTATATACGAACCGGAGTTTGGCCGGTTCATTGGGTCGCCGGTTCCCGGGTTTTTGATGGTTCGATAGTTGTTTTTAACTGGTTCGATTTTAGTTGGGTTTTAGCATTAACCTAACCCGGATTATTTTCGGTTCATGGTTCAACTCGGTCCGACCGCCGGTTCGGTCCAGGTTTAAAAACACTGATATCGAGGGAGAGGGACTAATGAACCAATTCAGAGTTAAAGTTTTTGGAAAGGTAAAATAACTTCTTACTTTTTTAGTTAAGAATTTTTAACTCAGTCTATATATTAGTGTGTTTATACATAAATAAAATTATAAAAATGATGCTTACAAGATATTTCAGTTTGTTAAATTCGATATGCATGGCTTGATATATTACACTAAACTTGGCTTGGTTCGGTTTTTGCGGTATTAAATCATCTCTTTTGGTTTATAATGTCCAACCCTACATGTTCCATATACGCGTACCCCAATTCCAGTTTACATTTTCCAGCAAGTAAACGCGACACACATTCATATATTAAAACAAACGACAACCCATAGATAAATACGAACAAACACATTTCATACATAACGCTATAAACATATAATCATTCAATTCGGATGGCAGAAAAAGCGACGACTCCAAAGAAACAAGTTATATGAAGAAATTCTCGGGTTGTAGAAACCCGGTTTTCATATCTTTTGAAGAGCTCATCGCATAGGTCCACTCCAAGATAGACCTCGACCATAGGACGAATAGCAGCTTGAACCAAGTTGGTCCTGGCTCGTCCGTACGAAACGGGATCTTTTTTCCACTCCTCATGTTTCTCATCGGAGTATTCAACGATTTTCATGTATTCCATTTTCTCTATCTTGAAACCACCGATACGGTCTATTCCGGCAGCCACTTCCTCCGGACTTCTCATGTACGCTGGTATGTTGAATCCGTCTCTTGTCTCTTCATCTATCAAACCCTTTTATCCACACAAAACAAAAATCGTTTAGTTTGAGTGGTATTGACCAATATCATATTTTAAGCTATCAATAGCAACAAAATTAAATATAGCTAATGTGGAAAACATATAAAATTAGAAGTTGGGCTTTTGTTAAGAAAATAAACGTATTGTTTTCAAGTTTGCGTGAACAGGCGTTTAGAGGTTGTAGCAAACTATTATATCCAAACAAGAAACAATACGTGAAATTTGAAGGGTATTAGCCAACAAATGTAGTTGATTTGAGAAATTACTATGAAATGTATTTTACAAGATACGAGTGGTAAAAAATGTTTTTTTTTTCAACTAGTTTCAAGTTCCTTATAGTCTGGTAATAAAGGAAGAACTTGAATGAAACAATCCACTTGAAAAATGTTAATCCCTGAAAGTATAATCCATGAAGGATTGATGATATCAAAATCATGTTCCCGGGAACTCTGCATATTCGATCGAATTGAAACAAACTATTTTATGGGATATATGAAATATTATAAGGTTAACAAATGTATCCATTTGTATTTATCAAGAGATTATAAATCAATAGAATCATGATTTGAATATAATCAAAACTCCTGAAGAGTTATAGAAAAATTATATTTTGGAAGAAAACTCTTGACAATCCTATATTGTTTTTATGTATTCTAAACTGGAGATCTAAAACTGAGATGTTATCATAAAGATCCTTAAAGTATTTTATTTAAGACGCTCGTATATGTTTGGTCCTGAAATACCATACGTAAGAGTGTTATTTAAGAAAATTATTAATCTTTTTCATTACTGAAAGATGTAATTTCATATGAAAAGAAAGAAAATCATAATAGTAACTTCTATAGTTACAAATGAATAATTCGTATGTACGAGACGAATTTCTATACGATTATATGTAAGAAATTTGGTTTGAAATCCAAATAGACCAATAAACTATTGTCTAAGTCAAAAGAGAATTATGGACAAGAAGTCTAAAGGACCTAGATATCATAATAGAAATTAATAGAGTTTATTCTCTTAAGCTTAATTCTCTGAAGAGAGTTGATTGGAATGCATATCCTGAAGATATTGTTTCCAGGGAAAGAAATATGATATTAAGTGTGGTTGTACTTTTTTTCCTTATCATGGTTTTTTTTTTCCCATTGGGTTTTTCCATGACAAGGTTTTAACGAGGCAACAAAGAACATACAAAAGATAGACAACCAAAGAGATTGTTACAATTTGAGAGATGAAAATCTATCATTGTTCTAAAGGTTCTATGACTACTCATTCGAGGGGGAGCTTACGTAGTTGTACTCTTTTTACTTTTACTACGGTTTTTCCCATTGGGTTTTCCATGACTAGGTTTTTAACGAGGCACCACGTAATACAAGATGGATGATCAAGGGGGAGTGTTATAAATTAAGCATTGAAATGATCATCCACTTCTTTACCAAACTCAAGCACTATGATCATCCACTCCTTTACCAACTCAAGCACTATGATCATCTACTCATCAAACACTATGATCACCCACTCATTTACCAAATTAAGCACTATCTTTGTTATTTTATGTATTGTTGTTCACTATAAATACCATCACTCATCTCACTCTTTTGTACACCAAAAACAAGAACAAGAGTTTGTAATCAAAGAACCATTACATCTTCTTCTTCTTCCTTATAATAAACTCTCTCCCTTATACTAGTGTTATTTGCTTCCTACGGGTATCAAATTCTATTCTTATTTAAATTTCTCGATACTATAAATTATAAGTTATTTCTTAACAAATTCATTTGATATTTCTGACTTGATCTACAGTTTCTTTGATTAGACTTTGCAAATAGTTTTTGTTGATTAATAATCTCAATTTTTAAAATGAAAATAATAGACTCATGGTACCTGCATGAAAGTTTGAAACCCATGAAAATGTGACCAAGTCACCAAAGAAAAGAATAAAATAAAATTATGTTGACTATAACAATTAACAAGAATAAAATAAGTCGTCGATGGCTCAGCGACTTGAAGTATATTATATTTGATGAAGTATTATAGTAGTATAGAATTATGTATACGTATGTATATATATATATATATATATATATATATATGTTTTTGAGACTGTTCTTATAGCAAGCTACTGTACTGCAGATTTGCAACCTTTGTTCCTCAGTTCTTTAGCCATAAAATTCAAAAAAATGAATCATATATTCGTGTTGCGCATACTCTTTATATAGGTAATAAATGGTAAACTTGTGTGTGCGGTTTTATAAGCGTTATTGGCAAAACCGCTAACACAACACCAATCACGAAAGTATCTAACAAATTCGCGGTTTTAGAAATAAATAATCGTATATATGTACATATAATATATATAAGTATATATTTATTATTGTACAATATATGAAGTTATATAGATTAATTATAGGAAAATTGCACCCAGTGACTTAAAAAAAAACAAAATTGACTAAGAGCATCTTCATTGAAGGTTCAATGCAGAAGTTCACACTTTTCCCAAAAAAAAAAAATATTAAAATACTTTTTTTTTTGTGAACTCAACTCTTGCAGTTTCAGTGGGATGAACTTGGTTCATCACTGTAGCGCGGGTCCCACGCTACGTGGTGGCCCGCGATTGGTCTGTTTAATTTTTTTTTTTTTTTAAATCAAACGAAAAAGTAAAAAAAAAATAATAAAAAATTAAAATTATGAACTCCATTCAAGGTTTATTGATGCTGATGACCTAAGTAACCAAAAACTTATTATCTCTCTACTTTTCTGTTCCTATCTCTATCTAGCATTTCTCTAGAAAATTAATTTTGCTTTTTTTTTGGTTATACTTGCTTCTCATATAGAAGTTATAGAGATTTTACTTATTTTTCCGTCAAATTAAGTAGGGTTTCATTTTTATTGTTTGGAACAGAAAAGCCAATTGTTGCATGAAACTGAAAAGTCAAACAAAATATGGTTTGCAACTTTGCACTTGTTGACGCATAACTGGCATAGCTACAAATTTGATATTATTGTCTAATGAATATCCTATAACAAAAAAAAGTAATATAATATTGTCTATATTTCCATAAACCCTAAGACACTCAGACACATATATTATGTATACATATTTATATAAGTGGAGCGACAATTTTGAGACACCATATGATATTATGATATGTATACCTAGTCAATAGTTATACATTCGGCCGACGCCTTTGACGGAGTCCAACCTTACAAATCGCTGTTAAATTGACAATTAAGGTTTTCAATATACTTGCTGACTTATTACGTACATATACTTGGTTTGTAAGACTTTGAAAATTTTGGATCTTCAGTTCATACCCAATATCCGAACTCAAATTTGCAATTTTTAATTTTTAAATAGTGCTCAATACTTATAAAGTTTTGAATTCTAGAAACGAATAAATCGATCTCTTTGTAATACCACTAGATTGCCACATTTTAAATTTTATATATCTGTTTTAATAAATTTTGTGTTGTTTCCTAGCTAGTTACCATTTATCGTACATTCGTCATTGCTCTAAAAGTACATCGGAAGTTTTGGGTTAGGAGTAGTTGGTAAGTGAAAGTATTAAATAGTTTATACAAAATTCGTCAAAAAGAGAATTTATAAAAAAATTAAGCAAATAATTTAGTTTATGTAGTGGAAGTGTCCGTGAGAAAATTAGATAAATAATATATTCCTTGTTTTCTTTTTGCATCTAGTGAAATAACCTTATAATCTTCGAATAGTCAAAACTTGAGAGAGGTCGGAGACGTCAAAAGCTAAGTCGCAGTTTTTTGTATTTGTATTTGTATGTGACATGTCCACCAAAATCAACGACAGAAAAAGAAAAAGAAAATTTTAAGATAGTTAGAAAAATAATAACCAAGTTGACTAATTTTTTTTTTGTGCGAACCATTCTTGAATTATAATCCAAACGTAAAAACAGAGTAGTTAATCAAAAACAACGTAAGAATAATTTCATAGACGTTTAAGAGTTTATGAACCAATATGTATGCATTAAATTACAGTTTAATTATAATCAGGTTAATAAAAATTAATGAGTTTGGTAAAAAAAAGTTAAACATTAATGAGTTTGGTAAAAAAAAGTTAATAAACATTGATCTACTTATACATACTCCATCTAAGATTTGACCCAAAAAACATACTGCATGTAAGAAGTACGTAAATCAAGTTCACTCATCCAGACTCTGATCAATCAAAATAAATGATTACTCATGAGAATCATAGAATTGAAATTGTACCCAAAAAATCATAGAATTGAAACTCTGCTTACTATTTAATTATAATATTTGGTACGAAATATCTATCTGATTACGATACGGATTTTAATTGGACATAGATAATCGACGTAGATATAATCTAAAGGCTATGTTATATATGTGATTATAATTTGTTTATGACCACAACTTAGAAACAAAACAAGATATGGGTCAGTGGTCCTTAATTAAAAGAAAGTACCCACTTGCTATTATTTATAATTTTCACAAACACCAATCTCCATAGAAGTTTTCTCCTTATAATCCATCAAAGTATATCTGCCAGCTTTGCATATAACATTTTTGACTTTTTTTGCCGCTTACATCAATTATCAATGATAATTCAGTCGTATACAAATGTATTATATATAATGGCATGAATGTGTAGACTGAGAAGGTGGTATACATGCATATAAATGCTTGTATAGGGGAAGTTCTTCTAAGTTTTGCCTTAACATCTGTAAATGGAAGTTATCGATATATTGTTCTCAAGAATAAATAAAATTAAAGTTTATTAGTTAATATGTAAGTTTATTAGTTAGGTTAGGATGATTGAATCAGTGTTATAAAAATGGAATGATAGTGGATATTTCTGAAAATCTTATATATGATTAGAGAGATACGTCATATTAAAATAATTAGTAGAATAAGTTGTCATACTATGATTGAATAGCTATAAAATGAACATGTATTTTTATAGGGTACCCAAGATTTTGTTTATACATATATAACATTCTTATTTTTTTGAAAACCCTAATACACGCAAGAATGAATCACACATACTTGTACCGTTGTACGTACCCGGAGACTTCACGCCGACCTAAAATAAATTATCATTCTCCTAACTCTCCAACTCTCTATGCATATGCTACTTAGCACTTGTACGCTCCATTTTGGTTTTTCAATTTTCGTCAAACTTTTGCTTTTCTTTAGTTTTTCTTTAATTTTTCACTGCGTTGAAAATCTTCACATGTAAAATTGATCTCGTGCAATGCTATCAAACGAGATTACAATTGTCGAAATAAACGCTCTCTGAATCTTTCACCGACATGATCTTTCTATCAAGATTTATATGATAGAAATGTAAAGGATAGCAAACGAACAAAGTGGCCCATTAGCTCAGTTGGTTAGAGCTGGTTAGAGCGTCGTGCTCGCAGGTTCGAAACCTGCATGGGCCAAGCGTGTTACTTTTTAGTTTTTATCTTCTGTTTATTTAACTTCAATATCGGCCCAATATGACTCATTTTTAGTCGTCATGGGCTTTCCCTTACGTACCCATATGGCATCACTGCTACAAGGGGAAGTAAAAGCTTACTAGACTCAGACGGTATGAATTTTCAGTTTTTAATTATTTATTTTACTAAATGATGTATTTATAATATTCGTTCATATTATATTCATTAAGTAAATATTTTTTTTTTGCATCTTAAACTATCTATTTTTTTACGAATGTGTGATACCATATAAAAATATAAAAAAATGAGTATAGAGTTAATTAGATAATTTTAAAAACAGAAATTTTTCTTTCGTGTGTGATATCATATAAATAATGATCCGCCCAGTTAACAAAAATCATGATTATTTTATGTGTAATTTTTTTTGACAATTTCCTTAAAACTATATTAAATTTTACATATTTTAATTAGAATATTTTTAATATCTTTACCTTTTTATTTGAAATGCAACTCAATATTTTTTTAACAATTATAAAAAACTATTTTAAAAATATTTTTAGAATTTGTTTGAAAAATATGAAAATTACATTTTAAATTAAAATTATCCTAAAATATGATAAGTTTTGATGTAAACGAAAACTCAAATTATGTCAAAAATAATGATATTCAATGATAATAACAATTTTAATTGATTATTTTTAAAAAAATACATTTACAAAAATATTGTTTGAAAGAAAATTCATTTATCTTTCAAATATAAAATGAAAATATTATAATTAAATAATAAAAATATAAATAAAAACCATAAATTTAACAAATGACAACTGAGTTATATTATGCTAAAATTTTCTTTCTAGCAATTTATCAAATGACAAATGAGTTATGAGCAAATAATACCATATAATTTCTAAAAACATTGCCATTCTTAAATATTTTTTGAATAAATAATTATTTTTAAATTTAATCAACTGAAAATAATATTCGTACAATTGTGTGAGTCAAATTCTAGTTTTATTGATGGATGTTATATATTAGTGCTGCATGTTTTAGGTAACATTTTAATGATGCACGTTTTTAAAAATCTTCATTCTTAAAATTTTGCACGTAAGGATAACTCATGAGTTTTTTTTGTTGATTAAATGACATTATGTCCAAATTTATTTAAGGTTATTTCATTAAAGTAACTGAAAAAGACAAACAATAAAATAGGAAGTTTAAATTCATTTAAGCATATTTCATTAATGTAACTGAAAAGACAAGTAATAAATTAGGCAGTTCTATTCATTTTAGCATATTTCATAAATGCAACTGAAAAAGACAAGCAAAAAAAAAAATTTTAATTAATGAAGTAAGTAATGAGTACTTCTATTTTAATAATATAGATGAGATTCTGACATTACAATCTCTAACTAGTTAGAATAAGATCTGGGCAAAAGCGCATGGTGAGTTAAATAAAACATATGGTATTGACAAAGTTAAGATTTATATATGATCAATTTTTTTTTGTATATATGTATACATTGTTAGTTTGTTTGTATAATCATCTACACGTTGAACTGATAACAATTTTAATAAAACATATGGACCATACAAACAAACTAAGAAAAAGGGTCACCGATCCAGGGTTTGTGGGTTCAGTAACAAGCTTCCTAACCAAATACGCTAGCGTCAAAAAACAATTTAGCTTGCAAAATTATGTTTATCATATATATGTGGTGTCAGATGACCCCATAACTCTTAACGTGGGTCCGCCACTGCATATGGTATTGACAAAGTTAAGATTTATATATGATCAATCTTTTTTTATATATATGTATATAGTGTTGGTTTGTTTGTATAATCATCTACACGTTGATCTGATAACAATTTTAATTAGAATTGTGGATCAAAACTTAAAATTTATGATGGATTCGATACATTTTAGTATTTTCTTTTACTAACTTATAGGTGAATAAGATTTATATTTTTTGATTTTGAAGTTACTTCAATTCTCAGAATATCAGATTTTACATTTTTTTGACAACATAAGATAAAAAATTAAAATATTAAAAAGGCAACTACAAATTGGGTTAGGCTTATAATTTGAATTATGATTGGTTATGGACAACATAAATTTTAGCAGCACAATTATTATATTAAAGGCCCAAATAAGATGAAATTAGTCTTTTGTTTGCAGTCGATACTCTACTTCAAGTACTTGATGATGGTATTCTTTGTTTGCAAGTTGCAACCGATACTTTCTATAAGATAAAAGTTAGGTTAACATAATATATATCATTAATTACTAAGAAAGAACATGATTAGCGTTTTCTTAAGCTACGAAAAACAATTAGGCAATTCATTCATTTGTGCCAAATTTTTTCTTAATCTTCAATATAATTTTCCTAATTTAAGTTCTAAAAATTGTGTTGTAAAGAAAAATATTTGATATATAGATTCGTTTGGTAATAAAGTTTTATGTATATATTTTTTTATTAACAAAACATAATAATTACTCTTACCAAAAATTTCCATCATGTTATATCTGTGTATCAAATTAACGTTATTATTCTGTTTTCCATGATTATATCTGAGTAGTTTTCCATGATCATATCTGAGTAGTTTCTTTTGTTGATAATAGTTTAATACAATAAAATAACAAAATTTA
Proteins encoded:
- the LOC106309345 gene encoding gibberellic acid methyltransferase 2-like, which produces MSSSGDGVWDDGMIFRYYNAVTKLGGNKNLIKEIAIELGVPESEVQREAQKLNSIGKSKKGKGLIDEETRDGFNIPAYMRSPEEVAAGIDRIGGFKIEKMEYMKIVEYSDEKHEEWKKDPVSYGRARTNLVQAAIRPMVEVYLGVDLCDELFKRYENRVSTTREFLHITCFFGVVAFSAIRIE